A single region of the Leptodactylus fuscus isolate aLepFus1 chromosome 5, aLepFus1.hap2, whole genome shotgun sequence genome encodes:
- the LOC142204147 gene encoding calnexin-like — protein MELKGLLCLTFLVLGAVMTNAHDGHHHGDHHHHHHDHHHDHDHDDALDIEDDMDDLLDDTEEPKPETSAPAPAPKVTYKAPVPIGDVYVAESFDKGTLDGWVLSKAKKDDTDDEIAKYDGKWEVAEMKESKLPGDKGLVLSSRAKHHAIAIKLKKPFVFDKKPLVVQYEVNFQSGIECGGAYVKLLSKTSDQSLDHFQDKTPYTIMFGPDKCGEDYKLHFIFRHKNPKTGEYEEKHAKRPDADLKSFFSDKKTHLYTLILNPDNTFEILVDQTVVNSGSLLNDVNPPVNPPNEIEDPDDRKPEDWDERPKIPDPDAVKPDDWDEDAPAKIPDDSAVKPDGWLDDEPEYIADPDAEKPEDWDEDMDGEWEAPQVANPKCASAPGCGAWQRPTIDNPNYKGKWKAPMIDNPNYQGIWKPRKIPNPDFFEDLEPFKMTPFFAMGLELWSMTSDIFFDNFIICSDRAVAEQWGTDGWGLKKAADGAAEPSVVGQMMAAAEERPWLWIVYILTVALPVFLVILFCCSGKKQTPDASHKKTDAPQPDVKEEEEEEEEEKEANKEGEEEPEEEASEEPSEEPAPQKGVGDAGAGSNEEEEEEEDQEKESKSQEDDIMRRSPRNRKSRRD, from the exons ATGGAGCTGAAAGGGCTTTTGTGTTTGACCTTCTTGGTTCTCGGCGCTGTGATGACAAACGCCCATGATGGGCATCATCATGgcgaccaccaccaccatcatcacgATCACCACCATGATCACGACCACGATGACGCGCTAGATATAGAAGACGACATGGACGACCTCCTTGACGATACCGAAGAGCCAAAACCGGAAACCAGCGCTCCGGCTCCTGCACCAAAG GTAACTTACAAGGCGCCGGTCCCCATCGGTGACGTCTACGTGGCAGAGTCATTTGACAAGGGAACTTTGGATGG GTGGGTCCTTTCCAAGGCCAAGAAGGACGACACCGACGATGAGATCGCTAAATATGACG GCAAGTGGGAAGTGGCCGAGATGAAAGAGTCTAAACTCCCCGGGGATAAAGGCCTGGTCCTGTCCTCACGTGCCAAACATCACGCCATTGCCATCAAGCTGAAGAAGCCCTTTGTCTTCGATAAGAAGCCTTTGGTTGTGCA gtATGAAGTGAATTTTCAGAGCGGAATAGAATGTGGCGGCGCCTACGTGAAGCTGCTGTCCAAGACCTCGGATCAGAGCCTG GATCACTTCCAGGATAAGACGCCGTACACCATCATGTTTGGTCCTGACAAGTGCGGCGAGGATTACAAGCTGCACTTCATCTTCCGTCACAAAAACCCCAAGACTGGAGAGTATGAGGAGAAGCACGCCAAGAGGCCCGACGCAGACCTCAAATCCTTCTTCTCCGATAAGAAAACCCATCTCTACACCCTGA TTTTGAACCCCGACAACACTTTCGAGATCCTGGTGGACCAGACGGTGGTAAACAGCGGCAGCCTCCTCAATGATGTCAACCCCCCCGTCAATCCACCCAACGAAATCGAGGATCCCGACGACAGGAAACCCGAAGACTGGGACGAGAGGCCAAAAATCCCCGATCCCGATGCTGTGAAACCCGATGACTG GGATGAAGATGCTCCTGCAAAGATCCCAGATGACAGCGCTGTGAAACCCGACGGCTGGCTGGATGATGAGCCCGAGTACATCGCTGACCCCGATGCTGAGAAGCCTGAGGACTG GGATGAAGATATGGATGGCGAGTGGGAAGCACCACAGGTAGCAAACCCCAAATGTGCCTCCGCCCCCGGATGTGGAGCCTGGCAGAGACCAACGATCGACAACCCCAACTACAAAGGAAAATGGAAGGCGCCGATGATCGATAACCCCAATTATCAG GGCATCTGGAAACCCCGCAAAATCCCCAATCCAGATTTCTTTGAAGACCTGGAACCCTTCAAGATGACTCCATTCTTCGCCATGGGGCTGGAGTTGTGGTCCATGACCTCCGATATTTTCTTTGACAACTTTATCATCTGTTCGGACAGAGCTGTGGCTGAGCAATGGGGAACGGACGGCTGGGGCCTGAAGAAGGCCGCCGATGGCGCTGCGGAG CCCAGCGTTGTCGGGCAGATGATGGCCGCCGCCGAGGAGAGGCCGTGGCTGTGGATCGTCTACATCCTGACCGTGGCCCTTCCGGTCTTCCTGGTCATTCTGTTCTGCTGTTCAGGCAAG AAGCAGACCCCCGATGCGAGTCACAAAAAGACCGATGCCCCTCAGCCTGAtgtaaaggaagaggaggaggaggaagaagaggaaaaagaggCAAACAAAGAAGGTGAAGAAGAGCCCGAAGAGGAGGCTTCAGAGGAGCCAAGTGAAGAGCCGG CACCTCAAAAAGGGGTCGGAGATGCCGGAGCCGGAAGcaatgaagaggaggaggaggaagaggatcaAGAAAAGGAAAGCAAATCTCAG GAGGACGATATAATGAGAAGATCCCCAAGAAATCGAAAATCTAGACGGGATTAA